The Lineus longissimus chromosome 10, tnLinLong1.2, whole genome shotgun sequence genome segment AAGTTGCCATTGAGGTACCCAGAGCTCACTCCTATATGCCACTGCACAAGCTTGaagctgaccttgacctaaaGGTCACCACTCTCGGGCTTTACCCAAAACAGTAGCAAACTGAACGATTTCCTGCTTTGTATTCTTATGGCATCTCTAGTGTATACAGATTCTGACATGTTCTGCAAAAACTGTCATCAATTTACACTGATAAAGCACTTTACCAATAGCTTTATTTGCACATACCTCTTTTTATGGAAGGGCTGGTCTCCAGAGCAAACTTCTCCAggcatttgtttacaaacatcaGCAAAGACAGAGTTTACTGATGTTTCGGTTGGATGTCCACATGATGAAACAATTTGAACATTGCCAAGCAAATGATTGGCCATTCCGGCCAGCTAGTGCAAATTGCAATTTTACAGATTTACATAGTATGTTTGTTGAGCAATGCTCGTCTTGTTGTCCAATACCATCAGATTCCTCTACCACCTCCGAGACGCCCACTGTCACAAAATTCCAAATGAAACGTTTCTCAATCAATGACCGATGTATTGATCCTGTGCTGCCTGTTTGCAAAGGTTGGATCTGGCCCCAGGTAATACTGTAAACAACCAAATCAGTGCCAGCCATCATGAGACGAAGATTTTCATTTCCAAAAGTCTCTTGTTGAACACCTGTGGTGATAAATGTTTAACTGACTCATGACCATCAAATATTCAGTATTCTTTAGTGTCTGGACCATAGTGGGTTGGCACTACAAGTTGCAGTGATACGCAATATCCCCAAAGGCAAAAAGCTGACAACGGAGATCTCCTTTCTGTCTTGTTAAAAACACTCAACAGTTTCCTACGTTGGCAGTTTGTGTCAAGACTTCCCCGAGGTTCCAAGTCACAGTGAGATCATACCTCAACGCAACGAACATCAAAGATCAAGTAACCTCACACACTTTCTTATGCACTTGCCCATGGCACCTCCATGTGATGTGGCATCCCTTCAGAATCTTCTAACATCATTAGAGCCGCTGATTAGCTCTTAAAACAAAGACATGACGCGGTGCcttgattttgaatgaatgtCAACACTCTTGTTACGAACGTCATTAAGAATTCTAAACAGAGAGATGTTCGAAGTACACTGAGTGGGTTGGGTTATAAAGAGTTACTTGGGGACAGAACATGTGAATGGCTTGAAGGTGGCTTCATACAAGACCGGCTCAATCTGGAACACAGCAATATGACTACTGAACCACAAAACGTGATGTAAGTGATTTATCACCAGTTCATATATACGAACAGCGATAAGTCAATAAAAATCAGAGTTGGTCGAACGGATTCTAAATGGAGCGAGTGCCCACAGAATTAGATCAACAAATATTACTTTGAAGGAATGAGATTTGCTCCTGAGAATATCAAAGTGATGTGTTTGCTGCAAACGTCCTCCAGAGAAGTCTGGCCCTGGGGGACATGGGGGGAAACTGAGAGTGGTTTATACGACCTACGGGAGGTATTCATCATGTTGTACAGTGATGACAACATGTTGTTAAATGAGTTTCCTTGTGATTAGAGTCACGACACCGTTAAGCTCGGCAGCCAACTCTGCATCTCTATAGATTCACCAAACCTTTTTGAAAGCCAGACACCAAGACGGCTGATCAAAACCAGCATCTTCTCATGACATTTGTCAGAAATGCAATTGCAGCTTTTTCCAATGTAACCTTTGCATTTTCTTAAAAAGTGAGCTTTCGTATCTCGTGGGATTTTTGACGGCATCCTTTATTGAATATGAATGCTTTTGTGTTGACGTTTGTTCTCATCCATCGAGTTGGCATTCGTTAGATTTGAAATCAGTTTTTAGCAATTCCATTTCATTCCAGTGTTCAATCAGGAAAAAAAAAAAGGCTGTGTTTTTAAAAGGTCACAGCTCTCTGGATCAAGGAATCTTTGACCTTTGATTTAACAACTACCTCCTTCACACATATATATTTCTGAATTGGTATAGATCCTGCATATTCTCCACAAAATGCTGATGTCTGTCAATTACTGGATTCAAAGATACACTATTGCCATCTGCTGTTAGAGCTAGAAATTAGCACTCGATATCTTCATTGATCCCAATACAGTGATCCTTGTCACATATTACTCAGACATGTGGACTGGTCTGAAATTATTTGCTCAAGTGTTATCAGTTTTATCAATTTTAGCTGTTGTGTTTAGTGTTGTCACGGAAACATGAATTTCTGGAAGTGCTCAGAGTAAGTAATGCACTTATGATAAAAAACTAATCAAATCAAAGATTCTTCTAGGTTTTCATGGAGCACCACCAGGGGTCTCCACTGGATAGCATCAcgttattgaaaaaaaactacAAGTAAACTTGGTTTTGCATCAAAGCTTCAACCCCCGCATGGTGTTCCCATCATTCTGCCTGGCTCCCCCTATcgcattaaagctgaactgtgtATGTCTATGCTCCTGGGTCATACCTTGGCCTTCCTTAAGCTGAATATGTAAACCTCGAATGTTCGTGGGATCTTTGGCATTCCCTCTGACTTGGACTTGCTTCAATATCCCTTGGCATGCTGTTTCATATCCAAGGAAATCACCTCAAACCCTTCACTTTCGCTGCAGTTTTCCCAAAGCCAAAACCCATGTCCTGCCCACTTTTGCAATGGCACCGAAGTCTATACACTCCTGTGATATAATGCCCTCCAAACCATAAATATTTCAGGAAAAGAAAGCATTCATTTCCGATACCTCTGAAACTCATACAAAGTTTCCCCACATTTTGCttcatttttctggaaaaatattgaGATGAAGTAGTTGCCTTCATTGAAAATACTAAACAGCATGAACTAATTTATGACAGTGCTATTACCCTAGCTGGGACTAGTGCTATTACCCTAGCTGGGACCAGTGCTATTACCCAAACTGGGACTAGTGCTATTACCCTCGCTGGGACTAGTGCTATTACCCTAGCTGGGACTAGTGCTATTACCCTAGCTGGGACTAGTGCTATTACCCTAGCTGGGACTAGTGCTATTACCCTAGCTGGGACTAGTGCTATTACCTAGCTGGGACTAGTGCCCTTCTGTACCTTCTGTTGAGGCATTTGACTAAAACTGCTTGTAATAAATGGCATCCCTTATGTTCTATCTGCATGTAAAAAGGTCTTGTGCTTCAGTATTTGTCAAATACAATTGAGTGTTTTCATAGTCAgtcatgttggagggcagaacaatgatttgtcatgcctgacttaATTGattcaaatgctgtcatggtcatttggacaTGCTCTCTTTTGCctgtccctccagcatggcagATTATAAAGTCAGGTGAAATGACTCTATTGTGGGTTTAACTTTCATGCCTTTTCACTTCATCTGCGGGACATATGTAACTTATGGACTTACACATCAAGAAAAAAGTTTTACAGATTTGCCagaaggaacaacaaaatatgGATGTATATATCACTGAAACCAGATGACAACTTATGGGTGGGGATGTTTATTTGGATCTTTATGTGGACTTGGATATATACATGCACTCATGATTCAGTGGATATAATCTTGGAATCCATTTCAAAGTTTTACAGAAACTTATTGTTTGATGAAGAAGCTGTGTATACGGAATCTCAAATAATTCCTGAAACTATCCGCTAAAGATTTGCCTATTGGTCCTTTCCAGATGTCTTCGATAGCGACCAAAATATTTCAATGGCCCAAGCAAAAGGCGGCTTCGACCGAAAGATGTCGGCACCCGCCTTTTCCatacatcagacatgtcagaagatgaaagaacaacaacaacaacaacaacatttagAACGATCGCCCGAAGTCGAGAACATCCCGGAGGAGGTTTCATTTAGCAAGCGGAATAATCTTAAGCCTGCAAGGTGTGTAAGACCATTACAAATTTTCAGACCCCCTTCATCTGCCCGCAAAAAAAGGCTTACATGTTGAGGCCTATGTACAGGTGTAGACATATGTGTCAGTATAAAAACAGCAGTGGTTGTTCAAGTTTGAAGAATCCTGTTTTCGATTCCAGTCCGAAGTTCCGACGAAGTCACAGCGACACGCCACATGAGTCTCGCTCAATGGAACGCTCACACTGTATagacgaagatgatgacgaaccacctcctcctcctccaccaTTGGTCGATGATGACATCAGTCCCGTTCCGATGTACAATCGCCATGGGTCACCAGAACCAATAGAGAAACCACCTCCTCCTGTGGTCCGGCAGGAGACAGCTCCTAAGGTACATCTCATCAGCAAACTTTCCAATAACCAAATTCATTTTACTAACTGCCTAAACTCCCTGCGTTGATCAACCTCAGTATTTCAGTTAACATtcctttgatttttttgtatttgaTCTGTTTCCTCCAGAAACTCTAGTTTTCCTTTTGCACCCAACAATGCAAGCTGCAGCCCAAGAATCTGACCTCATGTGTTCAATCAGTAGCCGGTCCTCAAAGCTGCCCTTGCGTTGCGTGAGGTGAAAGCTGTTTGTTTCCTGCATCCTCTCCCTGGAGCAAGTCATAGCTTCCCTGTAGTTCCTGCATGACCCCCTACCTGCTTGAAACCTAACCTCAGCTTCCTCAGTAGCGGATCCAGGAGGTGTAGAGGAGTTTGCGCCCTCCTTCACTTGAAATCAACATTGAAATTATCAATTCATGACACTGGCACTAAAAAACCACCAGGGCGTCCTTCTTTCTGAACTCTCAAGTCTCCTGTATCCGTATCTGAGTCCTACTTACTCCTTATTTGAttctcatttcatttgaaaCCTTTCTTTCCCGCTAACAACTTCTATCGACTTTGTTGCAGTTCTTTTTCCCCGAAGTGCCGCTCCCATCTTGGGATCAATTAAACTCAACCACCAGTTTACCTAATAAGAGCTCGCGTATGAGCTCCACAGGGAGCCTCGCTTTGAGTCAGTACGCGGGCTCCAAAGAGAGCCTCTCCGACTATAACCCGTATCTCAGTTTGGTTGGCTACGGTTACGGGAGTAATTCCCGACGTCATCGTCGACGTCGCTCGGGTAGTCGTAGTTATGTTTACGATCAGGTAAAACGATGCCGTTCGCTGATAGATTTGAGCACTGCTTATTATCTTCTGCATCTGTCCCACTCTCTCACTCAATCTTGTTGTTTTTACGTGAGCTTCTCTAAACTTGGTTGTGATATATTCCATGTCATCCTCTTCCCAAAGAAACATTTCCCCTTCatgctttgaaggtcaagagaagcTTTGATTGTTCTTGCTGTTTTACACAAAGTCGCAGTATGTCGCTCTGAACACTATGTTATCTTCACAATGTCAGTAATTCAGCTATGGTGGGAAGACACTCCACCATAGTACCCATGTATGTCTCACGCTGTGCGCTCAAGTTTCAGGCACAAGAGCTACCAGGAGCTTTTTATGTTGTAATTTCATCCCTTGTCAGACTGTCTTACTTTGGCAAATGGTCAAAAGAGTGTACTTATATGTATGTGTGGTGATTATTTTTTTGAAGTGCTGTTCATattctttgattttgatgaaaaaacatcCTGGAATAACATCCAAGCTGTATTGAAGGTAGGATAATGCTGTTAACCTGAAAATGTCCCAGGGCTTTTAGTTTGAGATATATTGGCATGAAAATCTAATTGAAGTTGAAATTTCATGAAACTGTGAAATCACTTGCTGACGCAGCACTTTACAAGAGAAGGATGCCATGACCACAATGAAAGTATTGGACTTATTCTTTCCTCTCTCTATTACAGGCTCAAGGATATGATCCAGTTTCGCCCGTACCAGCCTCGCAGGAGGAGACCCTGACGATGACAACCACCTCACGTTCGCACACGCTCACTAACACGCTGAGTTCGACGACAAGTCGCGACTCAAATAAAACGGATGAATCGGAGGAGGAGGTGAGAAGGAAGGTATGAGGAACTAACACCGTAACATCGCAATCTTCCTGCATGAAACACGTGTTCTGAGAACCCGATCTATCCATATATTGACAAACCCACTCTCACTTAAGATCGAGTTCAAACATGAAGTTAGAACTTTCTACGCAGTATGTAGTCagattcagtcagattttgaccTCAAGTCTCCTGCCTGTTACAGGCTAAGACTGGGAGTAGGAGTAGGGGGGTATTCGCTATCCTGCTTTTTCATCGAGGCCTTCTCTTTTGCCAACATAAATCCTACCACCAAATAATCTTACTCTaactaccgtattttgctgcgtataaaacgcatcggggtataaagcgcacccattgagtccgtagacaaaatccagacataaggcgcacctacgtataacacgcagtacattttctgagatgccccctgcctatctttccttcgtaaaagcctcgctttgatgttaaatcatggcggcacacgatcagctgatttatcgatttggatttatctcgcatctacgctctgaatattgccgctaaggaccctcaaaaacatttatagaagtaactgaaatgataatgaggatactaatatgtattgcgtacagaacaggcgagttagcatcggtgaactatgcaaagtgcatcgatattcccgatttttctttcgtgcaaaaatataaaatgcgccgacttggttgcgagccaaaaaagccgtcaaaagaaatgagttgatggaaaaaatcttgtgatcattcggtggcttcctagggctaggccatagataacacgcaccttcgtataacgcgcaccccccgattttagggctttcttgggtcaaaaagctgcgccttatacgcagcaaaatacttAACAAACTACCTAACTTACTAGTTGTGAAATGAGTGGATGGCACGAAAGCAAAATGGTGACAACTTTAGTCAATTCACATTAAAAGCGATGTCTTGCAAAGCAATAAAATGGAAAACGTGGACGCCTGGTCTCACCAGACAGGCTGATAAACTCACGACATTGCCATAGAATGTGTCACAGTCTTCACAGTCTATCCCTCCAACTGCCCTCTTAAAGTTCCCTTCCCCAGATTCAATGACCATGTGTCCATCTTGTCACATCTTGCCATTCCAGAGATACCCGGCTGATAAAGCGTACTACATTGCCAAAGAATTACTGATGACAGAGAGAACGTATAAGAAAGACTTAGAGGTGCTAACTGTGGTAAGTGGTCCTTGGGCAAGTCATTTTAATAGGAGTGCCACCTCATTTGTATAGGTTTAAAAGCAAGATTTTACTCAACTGTATAATGCACTATACGCTCACTGTGCCTCATTTTGAtggcagcggttatggttaggtaCTGTACCTTGAATATTTGTCCGACATATCTCTTTCCTGATTTCAGTGGTTCCGTAATACTGTCTGCCATAAGGAACTGATCCCGAAATACTTGGAAGCTCTCATGTTCTCCTTCCTAGACGAGATCTATGAACATCACTGTTACTTCCTAAAGGAGTTAGAGCAGAGATTGGCTATGTGGTAAGTTGATCTATGAACAATAAATAGACACTAATTTGTGTTGTATATTCGCTGTCTAACATCACCTGATTTTCCCTGATGTATCATTGTTATTCCCGACTAATCCCTTCGTTATTTTGTCGCAGGGAAGGGAAATCAAATGCACACTTGAACGGTGACTACAGGAAGGTGGGAGATCTCATGTTAAGTAATATGAAAGTCTTGCCTGTAAGTATGTGACAAATACCTTTTGGCATTTCCTTCAAAACATGTTTCCAGCCTGAGGGATGACTTAAACTATTACACTGTTTTGTATACAATGAGCAGAGACtcatagccttgtggttaacactgctggctaccacgcaaaagggcccAAAGTCGGAGTCACTATGCCAGTAAACCCAATTGGTACCTTACTGCAGTGGCAAACTAAACCACTCattccgccttggaggaggaggaatacttcctggagaaaatcacctccaagtatCGAACAAACATTGCTGAAATTGACGAATTCCCCTGCTTGCAGTTGTATGGTAATTACATGGAGAAGACAGATGAGATCCTAACAGAGCTGGACCACGCAGTGCGACAGAATAAACAGCTCGAGACGGCTTACAAGGAGTTTGAGAGTCAGAAAGTCTGCTATCTCCCACTAAACACATTCCTCTTGAAACCCGCCCACAGATTGCTGCATTATAAGTTGTTATTAGATCGTAAGTATCAACATTTGGACAATTTTGTGGACAATTCTGAAAGGGTCAAATTTCCCTAGCGGCAGAATAAATATTGAAACAGACTGCACCCGGGGAAGTTCTTGTCAAGAGTTTTCCAAAGAATGGTCTTGTCAATAGCTGTTCACATTTGAAAACTTGTAAGAACAAATTTCTCGGTCATATTTCTAATTGTGTGATACTCTTTTTGCAGGATTGTTAAAGCACTACTCTCACGACCACCCAGACCACAGGGATTGTAAAGGTACGTGGAAGGATTGTTTCATTATTCAAGCAACTGTCCTGAAAAGTCTTCTTTTATGCTGAGAAGTGGGGAAGCATTTTAGACTGATACTGCTGTGCTGTCCTCCATACAAAAACATATTTGCCATAACATATCGCTGTATAAAAGTCGCAATTACCATTTTTCTCCATTTTACAAGACATTCATTGATAAGGTACTGGTTTGTCTTCTCTTTCAGCGACGTTGTCTGAGATCAACAAGATCACAGAGCCCTTGCATGGTGCGTTTTTCCGCCTCGAGAACCTACAGAAGCTTCTGGAGCTGCAGCGAGATTTGATCGGTATCGAGAACCTCGTGCAGCCGTTTCGAGTCTTCATCCGAGAAGGATGTTTACAGAAGCTCTCGAGGAAGGGATATCAGCAGAGGATGTTCTTTTTGGTAAGTGCTGCCACCTCATGCCGAAATAACTCTCTTGCCCAAATAAGGTTTGGCATACAAATCCAGTAAATTTCACAATCTTctgaaaatgtatttttgcaaCTGTTCTCTTTCAGTTTTCGGACATGTTGATCTATACAAGTCGGACGACCACACCTTCCCTTCAGTTCAAAGTTCACGGCCAGATACCTCTCAGGGGCATGATAGTCGAAGAAGCTGATTCCAAAATGGCGGTGGCGAATAGCTTCACAATCTACGGCGGGAATCGGTGTCTTCTGGTGGCGGCCGGTTCGCCAGAAGAGAAGGATAAGTGGTTGGAAGATTTGAATGCGTCGATCACGGCAGCGCGGGAACGAGGTGATGACTATAAGTATCCCAGTCTTAAGTCAACAGGAGGTAAGTCATGTTCCAAGTTCAGAGGTCAGATAGCCTCGTATTCTCAGTTGAAATTGATACCACTCCATGTTTCATATCATTAAATAATTGGAAGAACCAAATTTTAATATACTTGTCTTTTTATTGACGCAGGTGGATCTGCAGACGATCTTCTCGACCACGATGGCTATCCTCCAACAACTCCACCTATGAGTGAGAAACAAATCCAACACCGTGCGAACACAACGATGCACGTCTGCTGGCATCGGAACACGAGTGTCAGTATGAAGGATCATCAATCAGCTGTTGAGGTATGCACTGGTCTTGGTAGACAACAGCAGCCAGTCGGGCCAGTGACCACTTGTGCTCCAATGTACAACATTTGACACAAAACAAGCATCCTTGCCTGACTGGTGGCATACTGTGGCCTATCTTGTTCATTGGATAATTACTCTCATTCGTAACTCCACTCCCAATCATCAATGCTCATCCATGTGGAAAAGCTCAGGGACTTCACCCCTCTCTTCTTTTCGATAATGCTTACTCAGTTTGATTTCTATCTGTTCCAGAACCAGTTGAGTGGCTACGTCCTCAGGAAATTCAAGAACAGTAATGGCTGGCAGAAACTCTGGGTTGTCTTCACAAACTTCTGCCTCTTTTTCTACAAGACTTTCCAGGTGAGTATCACTCAGCTTCTTTAAGCTTAATCCCTATCTGATTGGTTAGTTTATAGGTTTTGGCCAAAGTTTAAGTATGTTTAAATTTGTGATTTAAAGTTTCCCTCTCCTAACTGACCTCTGACCTTGTTTGCAGGATGATTTCCCATTGGCTAGTCTGCCTTTGCTAGGTTACTCGGTGAATGACCCTGATGATATGGATGGTATTCATAAAGACTATGTGTTCAAGCTCCAGTTTAAGAATCATGTGTATTTCTTTAGGGCGGAGAGTGAATACACTTTCGAGAGGCAAGTACCCACATTTTCGTCTCGAACGTTTTCCCAATATGAGTTCTTTAGCTCTGAGTATATTTGGAAATACTGTGTTGACACTATTTACTATTTGAGGGGGGGTCTGTACGAAAGGCCTACTTTACCTATAATAGGCCAATGTGTAACAGACACACCTCAACAGTCTGAACGGTATCGGTTTAGTGATGTCACTGTTTGCTTCATGTTCGTATTCGTTTTTCAGATGGATGGAAGTGATTGGCAGCGCCACTAACAGTGCACACCTGATGCGAGTCTTCAGCCGTATTGAGAGTAACAACACGAGATAAGATCGCCCCCTAGTGGCAGTCATAAGGAACTTGCTCAAGTACGCTGATGGAATGTGGTGGCCTTGCGACATCATGGTGCTTTTGGACTGTGATTGGCTAAtgatggaccaatcagcgcctCCGTACTGTGACCAGATGCAATGGTCGGGATGCGGAGGGTATCCACAATGATCAGGACGATTTTCCAGATTAtaaaatggttgatttttgtACATATGTTCGTCTTGAGTTCTTCCGAGGGCAGAAGTTGGGTAGGAGCATTTTATCGAGTGCTACGATTGACATTGTGAGCGTATACTGGACAATCATTGAGAATGATATCAAAATCTGAATCAAAATACAGCTTCTGAGTCAATGTAAAGAAATGTAGTGCATTATAATGTAACGGTATTCATCACAGTATGATAGAAGTCAGTCTACAAACTGGTACAGCATTGAGATGGGTGGGAGGGAAAACAACTGTTAGATGTCTCTGAATTTAGAGGTGAGGGAGTGAGTGCAACTGTTAGAATGCCTCCCATCCTATTACTGCTGGAAGAATGAAGGGCGGACAGAAATGATGCAACATAGAAGATTTGTCAAATTGAGGATTGTACAAATTTGGTCTGTGCATTTAAAGTCATCTTGTGAGGAAAAAGTTACATATATCTTTAAAAGTACATTATACCCAGTATAGATACCGGCATAGTTACCTTATAACCATttattcaaattatttcaattgaatgaccttgacctatttccttttggccttgacctttgacctggaGCTGATTTGACTGTTAGGAAAGTTGATTTGATGGTAGTTTTACCTTGTATTTGTTGATGGTATTTAATGATTATTTTGTTAAAGTATGAGAGAGTTTATGGTTCCAGTTGTGGCCTATAGGTGGCAGAAGAGGCTTGATAATGAAAAAAGCGATTGAATTTGACTCCCAAGTCTTGATTTAGCAGTGTGGGATTGCACCTTGAACAAAGTTGTAATTTCTCTGTTACTATAGGGCCTCAAATTCGTAGTAACATGCATGACGCACTGAACTGGCAAGCTGGTCTATCGTAGTGAAGGGGTTAATAGTTGTTAAGACATTATAGACTTGTTACTGGACACTGTGTGCAGATAACTAAAGAGTTTTTGTAATGGTTTGTGATCTGGAAATTTTGTACCAATATGTACAATTCTTGGCCAAATACTTTTATAATAACGCAGTTTGcataaatacataatattgCTTATTATACGTTCCTCTACATGTAATTGATACCATAGAGCATAGCAACCTTCAGCTTGTTTGAATGGTGGTGCCCTATTTATTTCTGATGGTGCACTAAAATCGTTCAGCTTGAAATTGGGGAATGGGGAAGAGGGATGTAATAATATTTTTTACAGGGGCACAGCAACAGAGGTCAATCAGCAACATCATTGCTATTTTTCAGGTTCAAATTATTTATAGGTTCCAAAGCAGTTTGTAAATTATAATGTTTTGATTAGAAGTAACCTGGTGCACATACAGTAAATGTACAGTCCGTAGAGGTTGGTATGCTGTGAACTGTGTAGTTAAGTGATTTTCTCAAGGACTCTTTCTTCCAAATCTTAACACTTTTTTGCCGTGAAGGCAATCTTCAACCAGATCATCTTCCTTAAAACTTCTTATCAAATGTGTCAAAGTATCTCCATGATTCTGTTTGAAGAGGTTCACACTAAGAACAGAAACTGAAATAGAAGCGGGAAGCATATTTGGCTGATACTAGTATCCTCTGCATAACATAAAAGAAACCAGATATGTCTTGCATGAATAGTCATATCATATTATTATATTTACCTTTGTCTTATTGGCCAGACTTCTGTTAATAAATTTGGCCTGGTCTACTTTGGTCCGTGAGCTCCATCGTAGGTGCAATGCAATCTTCTTGTGTTGGCCTCCCATTTTGTGATGTGTATAGGTTGTATTTTTACATGATGGCCCCCATAGGTCCATAACTAGTCGCTTATGTAAAATGCAATATAGTCATTATCTAGGGCCTTTGTACATTGACAATGCAATATAGTCAAAGGCCACACCAATTTTAAATTGGTTGGACAGCAGGGGACCACCTTTCTCCTGGTAAAAGACATAATAACATCAATATGTGACAATTTGATTTTAGAAGAAAAATTAGGTTTTTTGCTCCAGATAGATTTTTGCCCCCACCCTCATTTTCATTTGCAGTCTCGGGAAAGACCAGCACCCCTGCTACACAACTGATGAAATTGGTGTGGCCTATAAGGGTCTTTGTATATTGAATGATAGATTAGCTTCTTGGGATTTTAGTGAactttttgatgatgacgtgctgAGTTGTTCGTACGTGATGTCAGTTTGTTAATCAAGCAAATAAAATGTAATTAAATTCATATGCAAATCTGGGGCATATAAATCAAACACAGGGTGTCCCGAAAAAATACTCAATAATTCTCATATTTGCAAATTGTCCCAATATATTTCCATGACTGATTTTGTAGCCTGAAAATAGCATTTCAGAGAGCTGTCTTTGCTTGGAATGGACTTTTTAGGCTTGATAGGTGAGGGTTGGGActgaaaaaacaggaaaaaagtgTTGACAGTAGGGTCCATTTCAC includes the following:
- the LOC135494543 gene encoding FERM, ARHGEF and pleckstrin domain-containing protein 2-like isoform X3; this encodes MSRPTSPPMSPRKGKFMNVKVLMLDNTVTIFQIPHKALGRNLYEEVINKLQVLESDYFDLEYINSEGITCWLDHDKPILKQVGSPHELNFRFGVKFYIQDPALLEEELTRYLFALQVKRDLQSGTMPCNENTAALLVSYITQAELGDYIDDFTDQSYLSTCKIVPNQTIEEKIIEYHKRHTGQTPADADFNLLDTARKVELYGIKMYPAKDHEGVPLNLAVAHMGVLVFQNYTKINTFSWAKVRKLSFKRKKFLIKLHPEGYMDATLVLQDVYMITKKKRKAPLKVMTGYYKDTVEFYFDTRNECKNFWKKCIEHHAFFRCHSVKRLPRNKTRVVSRGSSFRYGGRTQKQLVEFVRENYVKRAPFESPNTPRSRSRATTPGSRCGSRATTPSSMRSCPEDHAAQMAASLRRRMMTEHHRYQVVTNYRDVDNRSASARISSRSDGVTTKSSTLNSADMAYSHNSTSSGSHTLDMSSKDNLDKQPSTRIEMAEVHDDSSQSSRSISSPKRERLPPPPDDEFRMHRKDASEESLPPPPPPPPQDGTDVFDSDQNISMAQAKGGFDRKMSAPAFSIHQTCQKMKEQQQQQQHLERSPEVENIPEEVSFSKRNNLKPASPKFRRSHSDTPHESRSMERSHCIDEDDDEPPPPPPPLVDDDISPVPMYNRHGSPEPIEKPPPPVVRQETAPKAQGYDPVSPVPASQEETLTMTTTSRSHTLTNTLSSTTSRDSNKTDESEEEVRRKRYPADKAYYIAKELLMTERTYKKDLEVLTVWFRNTVCHKELIPKYLEALMFSFLDEIYEHHCYFLKELEQRLAMWEGKSNAHLNGDYRKVGDLMLSNMKVLPLYGNYMEKTDEILTELDHAVRQNKQLETAYKEFESQKVCYLPLNTFLLKPAHRLLHYKLLLDRLLKHYSHDHPDHRDCKATLSEINKITEPLHGAFFRLENLQKLLELQRDLIGIENLVQPFRVFIREGCLQKLSRKGYQQRMFFLFSDMLIYTSRTTTPSLQFKVHGQIPLRGMIVEEADSKMAVANSFTIYGGNRCLLVAAGSPEEKDKWLEDLNASITAARERGDDYKYPSLKSTGGGSADDLLDHDGYPPTTPPMSEKQIQHRANTTMHVCWHRNTSVSMKDHQSAVENQLSGYVLRKFKNSNGWQKLWVVFTNFCLFFYKTFQDDFPLASLPLLGYSVNDPDDMDGIHKDYVFKLQFKNHVYFFRAESEYTFERWMEVIGSATNSAHLMRVFSRIESNNTR
- the LOC135494543 gene encoding FERM, ARHGEF and pleckstrin domain-containing protein 2-like isoform X6; its protein translation is MSRPTSPPMSPRKGKFMNVKVLMLDNTVTIFQIPHKALGRNLYEEVINKLQVLESDYFDLEYINSEGITCWLDHDKPILKQVGSPHELNFRFGVKFYIQDPALLEEELTRYLFALQVKRDLQSGTMPCNENTAALLVSYITQAELGDYIDDFTDQSYLSTCKIVPNQTIEEKIIEYHKRHTGQTPADADFNLLDTARKVELYGIKMYPAKVRDHEGVPLNLAVAHMGVLVFQNYTKINTFSWAKVRKLSFKRKKFLIKLHPEGYMDATLVLQDVYMITKKKRKAPLKVMTGYYKDTVEFYFDTRNECKNFWKKCIEHHAFFRCHSVKRLPRNKTRVVSRGSSFRYGGRTQKQLVEFVRENYVKRAPFESPNTPRSRSRATTPGSRCGSRATTPSSMRSCPEDHAAQMAASLRRRMMTEHHRYQVVTNYRSASARISSRSDGVTTKSSTLNSADMAYSHNSTSSGSHTLDMSSKDNLDKQPSTRIEMAEVHDDSSQSSRSISSPKRERLPPPPDDEFRMHRKDASEESLPPPPPPPPQDGTDVFDSDQNISMAQAKGGFDRKMSAPAFSIHQTCQKMKEQQQQQQHLERSPEVENIPEEVSFSKRNNLKPASPKFRRSHSDTPHESRSMERSHCIDEDDDEPPPPPPPLVDDDISPVPMYNRHGSPEPIEKPPPPVVRQETAPKAQGYDPVSPVPASQEETLTMTTTSRSHTLTNTLSSTTSRDSNKTDESEEEVRRKRYPADKAYYIAKELLMTERTYKKDLEVLTVWFRNTVCHKELIPKYLEALMFSFLDEIYEHHCYFLKELEQRLAMWEGKSNAHLNGDYRKVGDLMLSNMKVLPLYGNYMEKTDEILTELDHAVRQNKQLETAYKEFESQKVCYLPLNTFLLKPAHRLLHYKLLLDRLLKHYSHDHPDHRDCKATLSEINKITEPLHGAFFRLENLQKLLELQRDLIGIENLVQPFRVFIREGCLQKLSRKGYQQRMFFLFSDMLIYTSRTTTPSLQFKVHGQIPLRGMIVEEADSKMAVANSFTIYGGNRCLLVAAGSPEEKDKWLEDLNASITAARERGDDYKYPSLKSTGGGSADDLLDHDGYPPTTPPMSEKQIQHRANTTMHVCWHRNTSVSMKDHQSAVENQLSGYVLRKFKNSNGWQKLWVVFTNFCLFFYKTFQDDFPLASLPLLGYSVNDPDDMDGIHKDYVFKLQFKNHVYFFRAESEYTFERWMEVIGSATNSAHLMRVFSRIESNNTR